One part of the Coffea eugenioides isolate CCC68of chromosome 10, Ceug_1.0, whole genome shotgun sequence genome encodes these proteins:
- the LOC113749363 gene encoding abhydrolase domain-containing protein C22H12.03 has translation MCGITATRPCPIRCYSNGFGEKRLGFAGTVAKDAQRSQFLKISRPFLQEEFPKLSMRAAFKGRGIQMALADERLLQRRAVVKPADILAYDLVQGADVTWSYILGRSVPEPPTAVLLHGILGSRKNWGTFARRLAKEYPKWQFLLVDLRCHGDSASIKKQGPHTVAAAALDVLKLLGQLRLTPRVVVGHSFGGKVALSMVEQAAKPLARPVRVWVLDATPGKVRAGGDGEDHPAELIAFLSKLPDEVYSKRDIVDALVQEGFSKDVAQWVVTNLRQSGPPGLPSSRFSWAFDLKGISEMYKSYEETNMWKLVEDVPRGVHVNFLKAERSLHRWALEDLQRIHAAEEQAVEEGGGVEMHVLEDAGHWVHADNPDGLFKILSFSFQGF, from the exons atgtgcGGAATTACGGCGACCCGGCCCTGCCCAATTCGGTGCTATAGTAATGGTTTTGGGGAAAAGAGGCTCGGTTTTGCTGGTACCGTAGCAAAGGATGCTCAGAGATCGCAATTTCTCAAAATATCCAGGCCTTTTCTTCAGGAG GAATTTCCTAAACTTTCAATGAGGGCGGCATTCAAAGGTAGAGGTATTCAAATGGCATTGGCAGATGAGAGACTTCTGCAAAGGAGAGCTGTAGTAAAGCCTGCTGACATTTTG GCATATGATCTTGTCCAAGGAGCTGAT GTTACATGGAGTTATATTCTGGGAAGATCAGTCCCTGAGCCTCCAACAGCTGTTCTTCTACATGGCATTCTAGGAAGCAGAAAAAATTGGG GTACATTTGCTAGGAGATTAGCAAAGGAATATCCGAAGTGGCAG TTTCTCTTGGTAGACCTGCGATGCCATGGTGATTCAGCATCTATCAAAAAGCAGGGACCTCATACTGTTGCAGCTGCTGCCCTTGATGTCTTAAAGCTT CTTGGGCAGCTCAGATTAACTCCTCGGGTTGTAGTTGGTCATAGCTTTGGAGGAAAAG TTGCCTTGAGCATGGTTGAGCAGGCTGCAAAACCACTTGCACGACCTGTCAGA GTTTGGGTTCTAGATGCAACACCTGGAAAAGTTCGAGCTGGTGGAGATGGAGAAGACCATCCTGCTGAACTGATAGCTTTTCTGAGTAAATTGCCTGATGAG GTCTATTCAAAAAGGGATATTGTAGATGCTTTAGTACAGGAAGGTTTCTCAAAGGATGTGGCACAG TGGGTGGTAACTAATCTGCGACAGAGTGGCCCTCCTGGTTTGCCGTCATCAAGGTTCTCATGGGCATTTGATCTCAAGGGCATTTCTGAAATGTACAAGTCATATGAAGAAACCAATATGTG GAAATTAGTGGAAGATGTCCCTCGGGGTGTACATGTTAACTTTTTGAAAGCAGAAAGAAGTTTGCACAGGTGGGCCCTTGAAGATCTTCAGAGAATTCATGCTGCTGAGGAGCAAGCAGTTGAGGAGGGAGGTGGAGTTGAAATGCATGTCCTTGAAGATGCTGGTCATTGG GTACATGCAGATAACCCTGATGGGCTCTTCAAGATTCTTTCATTCTCTTTTCAAGGATTTTAG